In Acipenser ruthenus chromosome 15, fAciRut3.2 maternal haplotype, whole genome shotgun sequence, a genomic segment contains:
- the LOC117964660 gene encoding zinc finger and BTB domain-containing protein 26-like produces MKPRGGSQTFRPWRPRLAPSWAREKTPNLPVIDSQDKLTPLMPPTPVCYRCNEPGHIARNCPIMEVGMAKRSWSEVTSFFRGSSSEMFHFKFVNHGNSLLQKMNLLREQDCFCDVTLQIHNFTFQGHKVVLAASSPFLRDQFLLNDSREVSISVLQSSEIGRQLLLSCYTGILEFPVKELVNYLTAASALQMGHVVERCAQAVSQYLDPTLADIKGVMTFNEVQPCSPSSDGDEFQETVDGFDMDSEDRAHIVKNVPPSIIPSKCKRFFSKSLASSIETSGSNTQDYSTDDSVDQEVVSGDIYMLAAQEIEFQGLASSSPVAEVSLQHDQVQSALISKLMSENFIREHDAILQKPYYCRKCSKVFQHLENYISHVKEHKLYLCLRCGKTFSQKSNLTRHIRVHTGMKPFECPLCKKAFSQKATLQDHVNLHTGIKPHKCNYCTVHFAHKPGLRRHLKDVHRKSSLENTCEKVDALIVDSD; encoded by the exons ATGAAGCCCAGAGGGGGTAGCCAGACCTTTCGACCATGGAGGCCGAGGTTAGCCCCATCTTGGGCGAGAGAAAAAACCCCTAACCTGCCGGTCATTGACTCGCAGGACAAATTGACTCCGTTGATGCCTCCTACCCCAGTCTGTTACCGGTGTAATGAGCCAGGACACATTGCCAGGAATTGTCCGATAATGGAGGTGGGCATGGCTAAAAGATCCTGGTCAGAAGTAACAA gttTTTTCAGAGGCTCAAGTTCAGAAATGTTTCACTTCAAGTTTGTAAACCACGGCAACTCATTACTGCAAAAAATGAACCTACTGCGGGAGCAAGACTGTTTTTGCGATGTCACCCTACAGATTCACAATTTCACATTCCAGGGACATAAAGTTGTCTTGGCGGCCTCATCTCCCTTTCTGCGGGACCAGTTCTTGCTTAACGATTCAAGGGAGGTTTCCATCTCAGTCCTGCAAAGCTCAGAAATTGGCAGACAGCTGCTGCTCTCTTGCTATACAGGCATACTGGAGTTCCCTGTGAAGGAGCTGGTGAACTATCTGACTGCTGCCAGCGCTCTGCAGATGGGTCATGTTGTAGAACGGTGTGCGCAGGCTGTGTCCCAGTATCTTGACCCAACACTTGCAGATATAAAAGGGGTGATGACTTTTAATGAGGTACAGCCCTGTTCTCCATCTTCTGACGGGGATGAATTTCAAGAAACCGTAGATGGATTTGACATGGACTCAGAGGACAGAGCCCATATAGTGAAAAATGTTCCCCCTTCTATAATTCCCTCCAAATGCAAGCGCTTCTTTTCCAAATCTCTAGCCTCATCCATTGAAACCTCTGGAAGCAACACGCAGGACTATTCCACAGACGACTCAGTTGACCAGGAGGTGGTCAGTGGAGACATTTATATGCTCGCTGCCCAAGAAATCGAATTCCAGGGCTTAGCCTCAAGTAGCCCTGTGGCTGAAGTGAGTCTGCAACACGACCAGGTCCAGTCTGCTTTGATCAGCAAGCTGATGTCGGAGAACTTTATCAGAGAGCACGATGCCATATTGCAAAAGCCCTATTACTGTCGGAAGTGCAGCAAAGTCTTTCAGCACCTGGAAAACTACATCAGCCACGTGAAAGAGCACAAGCTGTACCTGTGCTTGCGCTGTGGCAAGACGTTCTCGCAGAAAAGTAACCTCACCCGGCACATACGTGTGCACACTGGAATGAAACCCTTTGAGTGCCCGCTCTGTAAAAAGGCCTTCAGCCAGAAGGCTACACTACAGGACCACGTTAACCTTCACACAGGCATCAAGCCTCACAAGTGTAACTACTGCACAGTGCATTTCGCACATAAACCAGGACTGAGGAGGCATCTGAAGGATGTTCACAGGAAGAGCAGCTTGGAGAACACCTGTGAAAAGGTGGATGCACTCATTGTGGACAGCGATTAG